The following proteins are co-located in the Armatimonadota bacterium genome:
- a CDS encoding SurA N-terminal domain-containing protein: MNKTILHQLGLLGLVSVALFGATGCQKEEKLADVNGEAITMKEFYDYLKVKPEVQIVADNGSVVAAPVAETLAFQGLQDMIRQRVIMQLAKDMKVEPTKDQINKEVEFQRKRDENFISQLMEKGLTLDQIRSSLKVDLAREMLLTKGITITDAEVDAQIKNNPQMFTIPTTVDALWVFVKEERTKRDVDRALDQGTTFSTVATRYSDAPGAKESQGRFPQRVPGMIPSADIRDLLLNTPEGKTTEWVKLSDGWARFFIEDRQQEIKKEPRDVDRQWIKRQLAVQKGLTANDLDKRLLDKLKNAKISIYEKELEKPWKAAMESLDKAAEEDKNKGTGTMTGEGSPTNEEKPAGSN, encoded by the coding sequence ATGAACAAAACGATTTTGCATCAACTTGGCTTGTTAGGCCTGGTTTCGGTGGCACTCTTTGGCGCAACTGGCTGCCAAAAAGAAGAAAAGCTTGCCGATGTCAACGGTGAAGCAATCACCATGAAGGAGTTCTACGACTATCTGAAGGTCAAACCTGAAGTTCAGATCGTTGCAGACAATGGTTCTGTCGTTGCCGCACCTGTGGCTGAGACCCTAGCTTTCCAAGGCTTGCAGGACATGATCCGCCAACGCGTGATTATGCAGCTCGCCAAGGACATGAAGGTTGAGCCAACCAAGGATCAGATCAATAAGGAAGTCGAATTCCAACGCAAGCGCGATGAGAACTTCATCAGCCAGTTGATGGAAAAGGGACTGACCCTGGACCAAATTCGAAGCAGCTTGAAGGTTGACCTTGCTCGCGAAATGCTGTTGACCAAGGGCATCACAATCACCGATGCTGAAGTCGACGCTCAGATCAAGAACAACCCGCAGATGTTCACGATTCCAACCACGGTAGATGCCCTCTGGGTGTTTGTGAAGGAAGAGCGAACCAAGCGAGACGTCGACCGCGCTCTTGACCAAGGCACCACGTTCTCCACCGTTGCAACGCGATACAGCGATGCTCCGGGAGCAAAGGAAAGCCAAGGCCGATTCCCACAACGCGTGCCAGGCATGATTCCTTCCGCCGATATTCGAGACTTGCTTCTCAACACTCCAGAAGGCAAGACCACCGAATGGGTCAAGCTCAGCGATGGTTGGGCACGATTCTTCATCGAAGATCGACAGCAAGAAATCAAGAAAGAGCCACGAGATGTGGATCGCCAATGGATCAAGCGACAGCTTGCTGTCCAAAAGGGTCTAACGGCAAACGACTTGGACAAGCGACTGCTCGACAAGTTGAAGAACGCCAAGATCAGCATCTACGAAAAGGAACTCGAAAAGCCTTGGAAGGCTGCGATGGAGTCCTTGGATAAGGCTGCCGAAGAAGACAAGAACAAAGGTACCGGCACAATGACTGGCGAGGGTAGCCCGACAAACGAAGAGAAGCCGGCCGGCTCTAACTAA
- a CDS encoding fused MFS/spermidine synthase, which translates to MHSDATGMFITETHTDAAIWMFRVSKMLLEGSTQFQTYQICEVPRFGKSLFLDYNIQTSLMDEHVFHECMTQPAMTLHPNPKKVVVCGGGEGATLREALKHNTVEEAVMVDIDEELVDMVKVHMPEWHQGAFEDKRTTLLHTDARAWLADHKGANYDVVLSDLPNPHEEGPGQMLFTKEYFQIAADAMSDDGVFAMQAGTANQNYPECMLSCIKTLESMDCFEYVAGYYGIVTTFFQPWGFVLASKKYDPKALSPEEIAKRFAARGVKTRYYTPDFHSAVFNLPPYLMEQWDKARILTDADPFVWTA; encoded by the coding sequence ATGCATAGCGACGCCACTGGAATGTTCATTACCGAAACACACACCGATGCTGCCATCTGGATGTTTCGAGTTAGCAAGATGCTCCTTGAAGGAAGCACCCAATTTCAAACCTACCAAATCTGCGAAGTCCCGCGGTTCGGTAAGAGCCTATTCCTGGACTACAACATCCAAACCAGCTTGATGGATGAGCATGTGTTCCACGAATGCATGACTCAACCAGCTATGACCCTGCATCCAAACCCGAAGAAGGTTGTGGTTTGCGGTGGTGGCGAAGGCGCGACGCTCCGAGAAGCCCTCAAGCACAACACTGTCGAAGAAGCGGTCATGGTCGATATCGACGAAGAGCTGGTGGATATGGTCAAGGTACACATGCCGGAATGGCACCAAGGCGCCTTTGAAGATAAGCGAACCACCTTGCTGCACACTGATGCACGAGCATGGCTCGCCGATCACAAGGGCGCAAACTACGATGTCGTCCTCAGCGACTTGCCAAACCCTCACGAAGAAGGACCTGGCCAGATGCTCTTCACCAAGGAGTATTTCCAGATCGCGGCCGATGCAATGAGCGATGACGGCGTGTTCGCGATGCAAGCAGGTACTGCAAACCAGAACTATCCAGAATGCATGCTGAGCTGCATCAAGACGCTTGAAAGCATGGATTGCTTCGAGTACGTTGCGGGATACTACGGTATCGTCACTACTTTCTTCCAGCCTTGGGGATTTGTGCTCGCCAGCAAGAAGTACGATCCAAAGGCTCTGAGCCCAGAAGAAATCGCAAAGCGGTTTGCAGCGCGAGGCGTGAAGACCCGGTATTACACACCCGACTTCCACTCTGCAGTGTTCAACCTTCCCCCGTACTTAATGGAGCAATGGGACAAGGCCAGAATTCTTACTGATGCCGACCCGTTTGTTTGGACGGCATAA
- a CDS encoding FliA/WhiG family RNA polymerase sigma factor, with product MPLSPENLQRAWVDYKVYKDPQARIDLISHFSYLVKITSGRLVTSLPGGVDREDLIGAGVIGLIKSVDQFDPTRDVKFETYAIALIRGAILEMLRDEDWVPRSIREKLRAMDRAHLALEGKLGRPPSEREMAEALGISEMEVSELMVRMGRTNVYSLDDIVGHSSDHDDHVQFVEMIVDETASTSGEVEGREIRRILSAGIDKLPERERMVVALYYFEGLTFREIGKLLGVSESRVYQLHTQAMGRLRSHMKEQSSVNVA from the coding sequence ATGCCGTTATCACCAGAAAATTTGCAACGTGCGTGGGTGGACTATAAGGTTTACAAAGACCCACAAGCCAGAATTGACTTGATCAGCCATTTCAGCTATTTGGTCAAGATCACTTCGGGCCGTTTGGTGACGAGCTTGCCGGGTGGAGTCGATCGCGAAGATTTGATCGGTGCTGGCGTCATTGGCCTCATCAAGAGCGTGGATCAGTTCGATCCGACCCGAGACGTAAAATTTGAAACCTATGCAATCGCCCTGATACGTGGAGCTATCCTCGAAATGCTTCGAGATGAAGACTGGGTTCCTCGATCAATCCGCGAAAAACTGCGCGCGATGGACCGAGCGCACCTCGCTTTGGAAGGCAAATTGGGACGCCCACCAAGCGAGCGTGAAATGGCCGAAGCTCTGGGAATTTCCGAGATGGAAGTCAGCGAGCTGATGGTTCGAATGGGCCGCACCAATGTTTACTCTTTGGATGATATCGTTGGACACAGCAGTGACCACGACGACCACGTTCAGTTTGTCGAAATGATCGTGGACGAAACAGCAAGCACCAGTGGCGAAGTCGAAGGCCGCGAGATTCGGCGAATTCTTTCTGCCGGTATTGATAAACTGCCCGAACGCGAGCGCATGGTAGTCGCGCTGTATTACTTCGAAGGTTTGACCTTTAGAGAAATTGGTAAATTGCTCGGTGTTTCCGAGTCCCGAGTGTATCAATTGCACACTCAGGCCATGGGAAGATTGCGCAGCCACATGAAGGAACAAAGCAGCGTCAACGTCGCATAA
- the speD gene encoding adenosylmethionine decarboxylase, translating to MSLGSHVLIEMYDCDQDSLKLEDTVGDAMRDAAVNSKATVVAESFHEFKPWGVSGAVIIQESHYTIHTWPEHGYAAVDLFYCGGTVHVHNAVDTLMDRFKPGRIKFLVVRRGRENEVAG from the coding sequence ATGTCACTCGGATCTCACGTTTTGATCGAAATGTATGATTGCGATCAAGACAGCCTGAAACTCGAAGACACTGTCGGTGATGCCATGCGCGACGCCGCCGTGAATTCGAAGGCAACTGTTGTCGCAGAATCGTTCCACGAGTTCAAGCCGTGGGGTGTTTCGGGTGCGGTCATCATCCAAGAATCGCACTACACGATCCACACCTGGCCCGAGCATGGGTACGCCGCTGTAGACCTGTTCTACTGTGGTGGCACCGTCCACGTGCACAACGCGGTTGACACCTTGATGGACCGGTTCAAACCAGGCCGAATCAAGTTCCTTGTCGTCCGCCGAGGACGCGAGAACGAAGTCGCCGGCTAA
- a CDS encoding MFS transporter translates to MVQSVSRLDNLKTLRVANIDSALAAAFMSLLGGAYLVKFVQYLGGDMNKGRLDMMIALFTAIPSLVGLLQIPGAIWGRRYPYYKGFIGPGGAIWRFLYIPIAILPSLHLPNVVAITLVILCVGVASASVQIVSPIYNDWMAEMVPANSRGWFFSRRNAMQAWVGALAAFGGGFLFDELGKATSPQVTYTVIFTLGIVFGLVSLVYFYRMKNIPRPDVMQVGFVESIRNMQVPFKNRDFRKTLVFFSVFLIASSFAGNLWSAYAFETLKMGMTAFQVSAICHAAGNISAIRMWGFLSDKYGNKPVMVLLIAGISLTPFPWMICQPNQDVFNAVVLGITHIIAGMCWGGISVCQFNLLLATSPEEGRANYLGAGMAMQSLMGAVGPLLGAEVMSQLRHQVPAATAFHAIFAITAVLRVCSILVLLRVHESGSVSVKGTFTELAKMSPRGYMALRQMKGSSDATVRGAAIDSAADVQFDIARDEVIRALHDPSPRLRRKAARALSSLRGGEASGALIEMLREHPDLAEEEMLETLGQLENPDAEPVLIEYLGSPRPLLRRAAARALGNLGGPQAGEALKGAAQSNLDPDLRRAALQGLRELEFMGAESEIAEACLDPHPSVRIAAAEAIEALTIRSATPKLRASLSRFSDEACSEIAYALGAVGDETDLVLILQEARRSTSDITRWRCLLGVAKCLGCETIAYRLMLQEGMARDSLAARLLRESHAPNEVFRSFDLFTRDEEFQALRALAKFDAGLEPLVQNPVEDLYLVALAKVISNLNTRV, encoded by the coding sequence GTGGTCCAGTCCGTCAGCCGGTTAGATAATCTCAAAACCCTGCGAGTCGCCAATATCGACTCAGCGCTGGCGGCTGCATTCATGTCGCTCCTTGGTGGAGCCTATCTGGTCAAGTTTGTTCAATATCTCGGCGGAGACATGAACAAAGGGCGGCTCGATATGATGATCGCGCTGTTCACAGCAATTCCCAGCTTGGTCGGCCTTTTGCAGATACCGGGCGCGATTTGGGGAAGGCGCTACCCTTACTACAAGGGATTCATCGGTCCTGGCGGTGCGATCTGGCGATTTCTGTACATTCCCATCGCCATCTTGCCGAGTCTCCACCTTCCGAACGTCGTCGCGATTACGTTAGTGATTCTCTGCGTGGGAGTCGCGAGCGCTAGTGTTCAGATCGTCTCGCCAATCTACAACGACTGGATGGCTGAGATGGTCCCCGCCAATTCGAGGGGATGGTTTTTCAGCCGGCGGAATGCGATGCAAGCTTGGGTTGGTGCCCTGGCCGCTTTCGGCGGCGGGTTCCTTTTCGACGAGTTGGGCAAAGCCACCAGCCCGCAAGTCACGTATACGGTCATCTTCACTCTTGGCATCGTTTTCGGACTCGTCAGCTTGGTCTACTTCTATCGCATGAAGAACATCCCGCGACCGGATGTGATGCAAGTCGGGTTCGTCGAAAGTATCCGAAACATGCAAGTTCCGTTCAAAAACCGAGATTTTCGAAAGACCTTGGTTTTCTTTTCGGTGTTCTTGATCGCCTCCAGTTTCGCGGGAAATCTTTGGAGTGCCTACGCCTTCGAGACCCTCAAAATGGGAATGACCGCATTCCAAGTGAGCGCGATTTGCCACGCGGCAGGAAACATCTCAGCCATTCGAATGTGGGGATTCTTGAGCGATAAATACGGCAACAAGCCGGTCATGGTGTTGCTCATCGCGGGCATTTCCCTCACACCATTTCCATGGATGATCTGCCAGCCCAACCAGGATGTATTTAATGCCGTCGTTCTGGGGATTACACATATCATTGCGGGGATGTGTTGGGGTGGAATCAGCGTTTGCCAGTTCAACCTCCTGCTCGCCACTTCTCCTGAAGAAGGACGTGCGAATTATCTTGGGGCGGGCATGGCAATGCAGTCCTTGATGGGCGCGGTAGGACCGCTTCTCGGAGCCGAAGTGATGTCGCAACTGCGCCACCAAGTACCAGCGGCAACCGCGTTCCATGCCATTTTTGCGATTACAGCAGTGCTGCGTGTATGTTCGATTCTCGTGCTGTTGCGAGTGCATGAATCCGGTTCGGTTTCGGTCAAAGGCACGTTCACCGAACTCGCCAAAATGTCGCCGCGTGGTTACATGGCGCTCCGCCAAATGAAAGGCTCGTCCGATGCCACTGTTCGTGGCGCTGCGATCGATTCCGCCGCAGACGTCCAGTTTGATATCGCCCGGGACGAAGTGATCCGCGCCTTGCACGACCCGTCGCCGAGGTTGCGCCGAAAAGCTGCCCGCGCTCTCAGCAGCTTACGGGGAGGGGAAGCGTCTGGAGCACTGATCGAGATGCTTCGCGAGCACCCTGACCTTGCGGAAGAAGAGATGCTCGAGACGTTGGGGCAACTCGAAAATCCGGACGCGGAACCTGTGCTGATCGAGTATTTGGGTTCACCGAGGCCACTTTTGCGCCGAGCCGCAGCCAGGGCCCTCGGCAACCTCGGAGGGCCGCAAGCCGGTGAAGCCCTCAAGGGAGCAGCCCAATCGAACCTCGATCCTGACCTGCGCCGCGCGGCGCTTCAAGGGTTGCGCGAGCTGGAGTTCATGGGAGCAGAATCCGAGATCGCTGAAGCCTGCTTGGACCCGCATCCGAGTGTCAGAATCGCTGCCGCCGAAGCCATCGAAGCCCTAACGATTCGCTCTGCAACTCCGAAGCTTCGGGCATCGCTCTCGCGATTTTCGGATGAAGCGTGCAGCGAGATCGCTTATGCGCTTGGGGCAGTCGGCGACGAGACTGATCTTGTTTTGATCCTGCAAGAGGCTCGGCGTTCGACTTCGGATATCACGCGGTGGCGGTGCTTGCTCGGCGTGGCCAAGTGTCTCGGATGCGAGACTATCGCCTACCGATTGATGCTTCAAGAGGGAATGGCCAGAGATAGTCTCGCGGCTCGGCTCCTGCGCGAATCTCATGCACCAAACGAGGTCTTTCGTTCCTTTGACCTGTTCACTCGAGATGAGGAATTCCAGG